In the Larimichthys crocea isolate SSNF chromosome XXI, L_crocea_2.0, whole genome shotgun sequence genome, one interval contains:
- the LOC104930617 gene encoding troponin I, fast skeletal muscle — MSEKKMSSSRKHHLKSLMLSIAKGLLEEEEREQEEERIRYMDENCPPVSMPRSMQELQALCREIHHKIDVTDEERYDLEMKVNKSNKEIDDLKIKVQDLMGKFKKPVLKKVRMSADAMLKALLGSKHTVNLDLRANLKQVKKEVKEEDKELRDVGDWRKNIEDKSGMDGRKKMFEAEA, encoded by the exons ATGTCAGA gaaaaaaatgtcttcGAGTCGCAAGCATCATCTGAAG AGCTTGATGCTGTCCATCGCCAAAGGTTtactggaggaggaagagagggagcaagaggaggagaggattaGGTACATGGATGAGAACTGTCCCCCAGTGTCCATGCCTAGGAGTATGCAGGAGCTGCAG gcacTGTGCAGAGAAATCCACCACAAGATCGATGTGACTGATGAAGAGAGATATGACCTGGAGATGAAAGTCAATAAATCCAACAAGGAG ATTGACGACCTAAAGATCAAAGTTCAAGACCTGATGGGAAAATTCAAGAAGCCCGTCCTGAAGAAAGTGCGTATGTCTGCTGACGCCATGCTGAAGGCTCTGCTGGGCTCCAAACATACAGTCAACCTGGATCTGAGGGCCAACCTGAAGCAGGTCAAGAAGGAGGTCAAAGAGGAG GATAAGGAACTGCGTGACGTTGGTGACTGGCGTAAAAACATTGAAGACAAATCTGGCATGGACGGGAGGAAGAAGATGTTTGAGGCCGAGGCTTAG